In Syntrophales bacterium, the following proteins share a genomic window:
- a CDS encoding HyaD/HybD family hydrogenase maturation endopeptidase, with protein MKSSPSFVCTVRMSEKKRITILGLGNVILKDDGFGVHFVKWFEQRWSLPKGVEIIEGGVMAYALLDPICNCENLIVIDALKVDDEPGSIYRFTLAELEPRLPPPTSAHEVQFLDVLCKAEMLGEAPTVIFLCIVPVNIHEMGMDMSPLMWEKFPQMEELLLKELARYEVYPVRRDA; from the coding sequence ATGAAAAGTTCTCCCTCTTTTGTTTGTACGGTGCGTATGTCTGAAAAGAAAAGAATTACCATTCTTGGGTTAGGCAATGTTATTCTCAAAGATGATGGTTTCGGTGTCCATTTTGTGAAGTGGTTTGAGCAGAGATGGAGTTTACCCAAAGGTGTAGAGATAATTGAAGGTGGAGTTATGGCCTATGCGCTTCTGGATCCTATATGCAATTGCGAAAACCTCATTGTTATAGATGCGTTGAAGGTCGATGATGAGCCAGGTTCTATATACCGTTTTACGCTTGCCGAACTGGAACCTAGGTTACCCCCACCTACTTCCGCACATGAAGTTCAATTTTTGGATGTGTTGTGTAAAGCGGAAATGCTGGGCGAGGCACCCACGGTCATTTTTCTGTGTATCGTCCCTGTTAATATCCACGAGATGGGTATGGACATGAGCCCTTTGATGTGGGAAAAATTCCCCCAGATGGAGGAACTCCTTTTGAAAGAGTTAGCGAGATACGAGGTATACCCGGTAAGAAGAGATGCATGA
- a CDS encoding DUF2703 domain-containing protein, producing the protein MKKLTIKWQRLLVDGRTCGRCGSTEEELEKAKDLLSVMLRPRGIEVVLEKDVLTFDEFRKNPLSSNRIWINGIPIEDLLSGSEAESPCCDVCGSYSCRTVNIGGSVYESIPSELIVKAALIAVDGKKLDGF; encoded by the coding sequence ATGAAGAAATTAACCATCAAATGGCAAAGATTGTTGGTGGATGGAAGGACCTGTGGACGGTGCGGGTCTACGGAAGAGGAACTGGAAAAGGCGAAAGACTTGCTCTCGGTTATGCTTCGTCCCCGGGGGATTGAGGTGGTTCTTGAAAAGGATGTGCTTACCTTCGATGAATTCAGAAAGAATCCTTTAAGTTCCAATCGTATTTGGATAAATGGGATACCCATTGAAGATCTCCTTTCTGGTTCGGAGGCTGAAAGTCCATGTTGTGACGTCTGTGGTTCTTACAGTTGTAGAACTGTGAATATTGGGGGAAGTGTATACGAATCCATCCCTTCCGAATTGATCGTTAAGGCTGCACTGATTGCTGTTGATGGAAAAAAACTAGATGGCTTTTAG
- the hypB gene encoding hydrogenase nickel incorporation protein HypB, whose amino-acid sequence MKVTVVRNILEANDRIALENRRLFDEKGIYVVNIMSSPGAGKTSLLERTIAALRSDYRLAVIEGDIQGTVDADRIAALGIPVVQINTHGACHIDGNMTREALPILDLDNLDLLFIENVGNLVCPAEFRVGENIKVMILSTPEGADKPVKYPLMFKESSVMIINKMDLIPYVDFDLELAKKRALAVNPELSIFEVSCKTGIGLDNWTSWLKSRVADFRKNGS is encoded by the coding sequence ATGAAGGTTACAGTTGTGAGAAACATTCTGGAGGCGAATGACAGAATCGCCCTGGAGAATAGGAGGCTTTTTGATGAGAAAGGTATCTATGTGGTGAACATTATGAGTTCTCCCGGTGCGGGGAAGACATCCCTTTTGGAGAGAACCATTGCAGCCCTTCGTAGTGATTACCGGTTGGCTGTTATTGAAGGAGATATTCAGGGTACTGTTGATGCGGATAGGATTGCTGCCCTGGGTATACCTGTAGTTCAGATCAACACCCACGGTGCATGTCACATTGATGGAAATATGACAAGGGAGGCTTTGCCTATCTTAGATCTCGATAATTTAGACCTACTTTTTATAGAGAATGTTGGTAACCTCGTTTGTCCTGCTGAATTTCGGGTGGGAGAAAATATAAAGGTTATGATCCTCAGTACACCCGAAGGGGCTGACAAACCCGTTAAATATCCACTGATGTTTAAAGAATCATCCGTGATGATAATAAATAAAATGGACCTTATACCCTACGTGGATTTTGATTTGGAATTGGCTAAAAAGAGAGCTCTGGCTGTGAATCCCGAACTAAGTATATTCGAAGTTTCCTGTAAGACAGGTATTGGTCTGGATAACTGGACAAGCTGGCTTAAAAGCAGGGTCGCGGATTTCAGGAAAAATGGGTCATGA
- a CDS encoding hydrogenase small subunit — MGDYEKIVREHYDRLLEQCKVRMDQFEREYPEPREDFHALLRERGISRRDFLKWTGIMTAALMLPPVFKPMVARAAENFSRLPVIWLHFAECTGCSEAILRSSYPNVDDILLETISLEYHETIMAAAGYQAEKCLEDAMEHFAGKYVCVIEGAIPRGMGGQYLRLGPKGETGLAIGKKVTAKAAANIALGACAVWGGIPSARPNPTDAVGAAKALGISTVNIAGCPPNTVNFTGTLLYFIMFGSMPPLDNQGRPLWAYGKRVHDFCERRPHYDAGEFVEQWGDEGARKGWCLYKVGCKGPYTYANCPHLRFNDHISWPVMAGHGCIGCTETGFWDTMAPYEKPVHEATIGGGERTVDNIGLLLTAATVAGVAAHGVLTAVRRKDEEEKEEKH, encoded by the coding sequence ATGGGTGATTATGAAAAAATCGTAAGAGAGCATTATGACCGTTTGTTAGAGCAGTGTAAGGTGCGAATGGATCAATTTGAGAGGGAGTATCCTGAACCCAGGGAAGACTTCCATGCACTGCTCAGGGAGAGGGGTATTTCTAGAAGGGATTTCCTCAAATGGACAGGTATTATGACGGCCGCTTTAATGTTGCCACCTGTGTTTAAACCAATGGTGGCAAGAGCAGCGGAGAATTTCAGCCGCTTGCCGGTAATCTGGCTCCACTTTGCAGAATGTACGGGTTGCAGTGAAGCGATCTTGCGTTCATCTTATCCAAATGTGGATGATATACTACTGGAAACTATATCTCTGGAGTACCATGAAACAATTATGGCTGCGGCAGGATACCAGGCAGAGAAATGTTTGGAAGATGCAATGGAACACTTCGCTGGCAAATATGTTTGTGTGATCGAAGGGGCCATACCTAGGGGAATGGGTGGCCAGTATCTCCGCCTCGGGCCAAAAGGAGAAACGGGATTGGCTATAGGAAAGAAGGTTACTGCAAAGGCAGCGGCAAATATAGCCCTCGGAGCTTGTGCTGTGTGGGGAGGGATCCCATCTGCGCGACCCAATCCTACCGACGCAGTGGGGGCAGCAAAGGCATTGGGCATTTCTACAGTTAATATAGCGGGATGTCCTCCTAACACGGTGAATTTCACAGGAACGTTACTCTATTTCATAATGTTCGGTAGTATGCCACCCCTTGACAATCAGGGGCGACCGCTATGGGCATATGGGAAACGGGTACATGATTTCTGCGAAAGACGACCTCATTATGATGCCGGTGAGTTTGTGGAGCAGTGGGGTGATGAGGGTGCAAGGAAAGGGTGGTGTTTGTACAAGGTAGGTTGTAAAGGTCCATACACGTATGCCAACTGCCCTCATCTCCGTTTCAATGATCACATCTCGTGGCCGGTTATGGCTGGTCACGGTTGCATAGGATGTACGGAGACAGGTTTCTGGGATACCATGGCTCCCTATGAGAAGCCTGTTCACGAAGCTACCATCGGTGGGGGTGAACGGACGGTGGATAATATCGGGTTACTGCTGACGGCAGCTACTGTGGCTGGTGTAGCAGCGCACGGTGTGCTCACTGCGGTGCGCCGAAAAGATGAGGAAGAGAAAGAAGAGAAACATTAA
- the cybH gene encoding Ni/Fe-hydrogenase, b-type cytochrome subunit, whose translation MGHHVVPQKHWTVAMRINHWAMAVSIFVLIGTGFLIAYPVTVQPGETWLKFSVGEIRFWHLFFGVLLTFLFIWRVYLAFFSRYRADWKDLLAFLNFQDLVHQIRFYLLLEKKGPPHRGLYGPMQSLAYLGLFGLIFLIVITGLILMGASYHAGITAFVYTLLKPVEVLLGGLAMVRYIHHILTWCFVLFIVVHVYMAFWYDAVLKEGTLSSMVSGYMFKKEGH comes from the coding sequence ATGGGACATCACGTAGTACCGCAGAAACATTGGACTGTGGCTATGCGTATTAACCATTGGGCCATGGCTGTATCCATATTTGTGCTGATTGGGACCGGTTTCTTGATAGCTTACCCGGTGACGGTTCAGCCAGGAGAGACATGGTTGAAGTTCTCCGTTGGTGAGATACGATTCTGGCATCTTTTCTTCGGTGTTTTGCTCACTTTTCTCTTCATCTGGAGGGTCTACCTCGCTTTTTTCTCTCGCTACCGAGCTGACTGGAAAGATCTCCTCGCTTTCCTGAATTTTCAAGATCTTGTTCATCAGATAAGGTTTTACCTTCTTCTGGAGAAAAAAGGCCCACCACACAGGGGTCTTTACGGACCAATGCAATCACTGGCATACTTGGGGCTTTTTGGTCTGATATTTCTCATTGTTATAACGGGTCTCATACTCATGGGGGCGAGTTACCATGCTGGCATCACTGCATTTGTCTACACACTTCTAAAGCCAGTGGAGGTACTATTAGGTGGACTGGCGATGGTCAGGTACATACACCATATTCTGACGTGGTGTTTTGTGCTTTTTATTGTGGTGCACGTGTACATGGCCTTCTGGTATGATGCTGTTCTTAAAGAAGGGACTCTATCTTCTATGGTGAGTGGTTATATGTTTAAAAAAGAGGGACATTAA
- the hypD gene encoding hydrogenase formation protein HypD: MKYIECYRDPELVHGLLKSVSFLAERLAGNVTIMEICGTHTHAMGRWGLRRLVPRNVRLISGPGCPVCVTSAADLDTALYLAGLPGVIFTTFGDMLRVPGTGGRCLQDLRAEGADVRVVASPLDAVQIARDNPGREVIFLGIGFETTAPAVAAAIITAKKKDVRNLSVFSIHKTIPQAIKALLDDPSLSIDGFLCPGHVSVITGVAAYDVIPQVRRAAVITGFEPVDIVEGILMLLKQILSGRFEVAVQYERTVKREGNLKARMLMNEVFVPCDAEWRGLGMIGGSGLRIKDVYRDYDALERFSVPPLESVEPPGCSCGEVLKGIVTPKECKLFGKFCTPANPVGPCMVSSEGTCAAFYRYGMNRE; this comes from the coding sequence ATGAAGTATATTGAATGTTATCGAGATCCTGAACTCGTTCACGGACTCCTAAAGAGTGTTTCCTTTCTGGCTGAAAGGCTTGCCGGTAATGTAACTATTATGGAGATCTGTGGTACTCACACTCATGCAATGGGTCGTTGGGGACTTCGTCGTCTTGTGCCTCGGAATGTCCGCCTTATCTCTGGTCCTGGTTGTCCGGTATGTGTGACATCTGCTGCGGATCTGGACACGGCCCTTTATCTTGCCGGGTTGCCGGGTGTAATTTTCACGACTTTTGGAGATATGCTCAGGGTACCTGGCACTGGGGGAAGGTGTCTTCAAGATCTACGCGCAGAGGGAGCTGATGTTAGGGTTGTGGCTTCACCACTTGATGCAGTTCAGATTGCGAGAGATAATCCGGGAAGGGAGGTCATTTTTTTAGGAATAGGTTTTGAAACAACAGCTCCTGCTGTGGCAGCCGCGATTATTACCGCGAAGAAAAAGGATGTGCGTAACCTTTCTGTTTTTTCCATTCATAAGACGATTCCTCAGGCAATTAAGGCACTCTTAGATGATCCGTCATTATCCATTGATGGTTTTCTTTGTCCCGGCCATGTGAGTGTTATAACTGGAGTAGCGGCGTATGACGTGATCCCCCAGGTAAGAAGAGCCGCAGTTATTACAGGATTCGAGCCGGTTGATATTGTTGAGGGGATTCTTATGCTTCTCAAACAAATACTTAGTGGCCGATTCGAAGTGGCTGTTCAGTACGAGAGAACTGTAAAGAGAGAGGGCAATTTAAAAGCACGTATGCTTATGAATGAGGTTTTTGTTCCCTGTGATGCCGAATGGCGGGGTCTAGGTATGATTGGAGGGAGTGGATTGCGTATAAAGGATGTGTACCGGGACTACGATGCGCTGGAGAGGTTTTCCGTACCTCCACTTGAGAGCGTGGAACCCCCAGGGTGCTCCTGTGGAGAGGTGTTGAAAGGAATTGTAACACCGAAAGAGTGCAAACTTTTTGGGAAGTTCTGTACGCCCGCTAATCCTGTGGGGCCTTGTATGGTTTCCAGTGAGGGAACGTGTGCAGCTTTTTACAGGTATGGTATGAACCGTGAGTAG
- a CDS encoding hydrogenase maturation nickel metallochaperone HypA produces MVESLLDIVEEYARRESFKCVKVVRLSMGRFSHVVPDALRFAFEIRARDSIAEGARIDIDILPASLYCFPCEREMEMESSDLVCPKCGSREVLLVKGMEELKLLELEVE; encoded by the coding sequence TTGGTAGAATCTTTGTTGGATATCGTGGAAGAATATGCTAGGAGAGAAAGCTTTAAGTGTGTGAAGGTGGTGCGTCTCTCAATGGGAAGATTTTCTCACGTTGTTCCAGATGCGTTGCGTTTTGCCTTTGAGATCCGTGCCAGAGACAGTATTGCAGAGGGGGCGAGGATCGATATCGATATTTTACCTGCTTCTTTGTATTGTTTCCCCTGTGAGAGGGAAATGGAGATGGAGAGTTCTGATCTGGTTTGTCCGAAATGTGGTAGTAGAGAGGTGCTTCTAGTTAAAGGTATGGAGGAGTTGAAATTGCTCGAGTTAGAGGTAGAATGA
- a CDS encoding HypC/HybG/HupF family hydrogenase formation chaperone, giving the protein MCIAIPGRVISINEENMAVIEVFGSKREVSLDLLDEPVKVGDYLICHAGYAIQRLDEDVAMEKLAFLKEIIENEVY; this is encoded by the coding sequence ATGTGCATTGCCATCCCAGGTCGGGTTATAAGCATCAATGAAGAAAACATGGCTGTAATTGAGGTGTTTGGATCTAAACGGGAGGTATCACTCGATCTCCTTGATGAACCTGTAAAGGTGGGTGATTATCTTATCTGTCATGCGGGTTATGCAATTCAGCGGCTTGATGAAGATGTGGCTATGGAAAAACTCGCCTTTCTTAAGGAAATCATAGAAAATGAAGTATATTGA
- a CDS encoding 4Fe-4S binding protein, with protein sequence MTLDIKKGRIATQCVFFLLFLLFFLFTRYSGSEEVEYPVKIFLDMDPLIFISTSLATRKLEVFPHLALVILLASVFLGRFFCGWICPLGTISDFVGFFSGRWARKTLNLCWLKYTLLVFLIVTSLFSLQFIGFFDPLALLVRTLTISVYPLFGNIVDILMNFPLMSEFLGPVRETLREKITLQPPFFKQGFLMGVIFGGILTLNFVRTRFWCRYVCPLGAFFGFISLLSPLKLVQDENCNGCGLCKKGCPGRMDKTECYICGSCLKLCPERAIRFCYRWEKPPATGNFFPRRLVLAAVAGVIVFPLFKVLPGSKRSCLRPPGVVESDFLQKCVRCGACMKVCPTNGLQPAILESGLEGLWTPVLYPRLGYCEYHCTLCGQVCPTGAIRRLTLEEKKRTKIGVAIISKDRCLPYAFSVPCIVCEEVCPTSKKSIRLETVLVKDEKGGKMVLKRPVVDEERCVGCGMCENKCPVLGKPAIEVVSVSARG encoded by the coding sequence TTGACTCTCGATATTAAGAAAGGACGTATCGCTACCCAGTGTGTTTTTTTTCTCCTGTTTCTCCTTTTTTTCCTCTTTACGAGATACAGTGGTTCTGAAGAGGTGGAATACCCGGTAAAAATCTTCCTTGATATGGATCCTCTGATTTTCATAAGTACGAGCTTGGCTACTCGAAAGTTGGAGGTGTTCCCCCATCTTGCTTTAGTAATTTTACTGGCTTCTGTTTTCTTAGGGAGATTTTTCTGTGGTTGGATCTGTCCTTTGGGAACCATTAGCGATTTTGTTGGCTTTTTCAGTGGTAGGTGGGCCCGAAAGACTCTGAACCTTTGTTGGCTGAAATACACCTTACTTGTTTTTTTAATAGTGACATCCCTTTTCTCTTTGCAGTTTATAGGTTTTTTTGATCCTCTTGCATTGCTTGTGAGGACCCTGACAATCTCGGTGTACCCTCTCTTTGGTAACATAGTTGATATTCTTATGAATTTTCCCCTTATGTCGGAATTTTTAGGCCCTGTTCGCGAAACTTTGCGGGAGAAGATCACCCTTCAGCCCCCCTTTTTTAAGCAGGGGTTTCTGATGGGTGTTATTTTCGGGGGTATTTTGACTTTGAATTTCGTCAGAACTCGTTTCTGGTGTAGGTATGTCTGTCCCCTTGGAGCTTTCTTTGGTTTCATTTCTCTTCTATCCCCTCTTAAGTTGGTTCAGGATGAAAACTGCAATGGGTGTGGTCTATGCAAGAAAGGCTGTCCCGGGAGGATGGACAAGACTGAGTGTTATATATGTGGTAGTTGTCTAAAACTCTGCCCAGAACGGGCAATACGTTTTTGCTACCGATGGGAAAAACCACCTGCTACAGGAAATTTTTTCCCACGCCGTTTGGTTCTCGCCGCTGTTGCTGGAGTTATTGTTTTTCCGCTATTTAAAGTGTTGCCGGGGAGTAAGAGGAGTTGTCTCCGACCGCCAGGGGTTGTAGAGAGTGATTTTTTACAAAAGTGCGTAAGATGTGGAGCCTGCATGAAGGTTTGTCCTACCAATGGACTCCAGCCAGCTATTTTGGAATCTGGTTTGGAAGGATTGTGGACTCCTGTTCTTTATCCCCGACTCGGTTACTGCGAGTATCACTGTACGCTCTGTGGCCAGGTATGCCCTACCGGTGCAATTAGACGTTTGACCCTCGAAGAGAAGAAGAGGACAAAAATAGGTGTGGCCATCATTTCCAAAGATAGGTGTTTACCCTATGCTTTTTCAGTACCCTGTATAGTTTGTGAAGAAGTTTGTCCTACCTCTAAGAAGTCGATTAGGTTGGAGACGGTTCTGGTAAAGGACGAAAAGGGAGGTAAAATGGTGCTAAAGCGGCCTGTTGTTGATGAAGAGCGGTGTGTAGGTTGTGGAATGTGCGAGAACAAGTGTCCTGTATTAGGAAAGCCTGCCATTGAAGTGGTGAGTGTTTCTGCCCGGGGTTGA
- a CDS encoding nickel-dependent hydrogenase large subunit, translating to MAKRMIIDPVTRIEGHLRIEVELDNNNTIKDAWSSITLWRGIETILRGRDPRDAGLIVQRFCGVCTYVHYEASIMACEDAFGVKPPTNARIIRNLTQGIWYLGDHIMHFYHLHGLDWVDIVSALKANPKAAEELARSIHPNPWNCSATHYKSVQERLTRFVKSGRLGPFANAYWGNPSYKLPPEANLVIASHYLDALQISKVAAQAQAIFGGKNPHPQHLVVGGVTCVLDALNPSRLGEFLFRAKEVKDFVERAYIPDVILAAKYYKDEGLAGIGGGVKNYLCVGGFPLDDDMSTFLFPRGVVKNGDLSKVESFDEKLMTEEVTHSWYEGKEPLHPYDGTTIPKYTGLDKDGYLRGDEKYSWCKAPRYANEPCEVGPLARMIVGYASGDKRIKPLVDETLKTTGLPPKVLFSTLGRTAARAIETKLVADQLESWVNELVSNIKKGDTRTWTYCEVPREGQGRGMTEPPRGALSHWIRIKNFKIANYQAVVPSTWNCSPRDRNGKRGPYEESLIGIRLAKADQPLEILRTIHSFDPCMACAVHIIEPNGDVRKFKVC from the coding sequence ATGGCAAAGAGAATGATAATCGATCCTGTAACGAGAATTGAGGGCCACCTGAGAATTGAGGTGGAATTGGATAATAACAATACGATAAAGGATGCGTGGAGTAGCATCACCCTTTGGAGAGGTATTGAAACGATACTCCGGGGAAGAGATCCGAGGGATGCAGGGCTCATTGTGCAACGATTCTGCGGTGTTTGTACGTACGTGCACTACGAGGCAAGTATCATGGCTTGTGAAGATGCCTTTGGCGTGAAACCGCCCACCAATGCCCGCATAATAAGAAATCTTACGCAGGGTATCTGGTATCTTGGTGATCATATTATGCACTTCTACCACCTACACGGCCTTGACTGGGTGGACATTGTCAGTGCCCTTAAAGCTAATCCCAAAGCTGCAGAGGAGTTAGCACGGAGCATTCATCCAAATCCATGGAATTGTTCTGCCACGCACTATAAATCAGTGCAGGAGCGTTTGACCCGGTTTGTTAAATCTGGCAGGCTGGGGCCATTTGCCAATGCGTACTGGGGTAACCCTTCTTACAAATTACCCCCTGAAGCGAATCTCGTAATTGCATCCCATTATCTGGATGCTCTTCAGATATCAAAGGTAGCTGCTCAGGCACAGGCAATTTTCGGTGGTAAAAATCCGCACCCACAGCATCTTGTTGTTGGTGGTGTGACTTGTGTTCTGGATGCCCTTAACCCCAGCCGGTTGGGTGAATTCCTGTTCCGCGCAAAAGAGGTGAAAGATTTTGTGGAGCGTGCCTACATTCCAGATGTTATACTGGCAGCGAAGTATTACAAGGATGAGGGTTTGGCAGGCATTGGTGGTGGTGTGAAGAACTATCTTTGCGTGGGTGGGTTCCCTCTGGACGACGACATGTCGACGTTCCTTTTCCCCCGGGGTGTGGTGAAGAATGGAGATTTGAGCAAAGTAGAGTCTTTTGATGAGAAGTTGATGACAGAAGAGGTTACCCACTCCTGGTATGAAGGAAAGGAACCTTTGCATCCCTATGATGGAACGACGATTCCAAAATACACAGGTCTAGATAAGGATGGCTACTTGAGAGGCGATGAAAAGTACAGTTGGTGCAAAGCTCCACGCTATGCAAATGAACCATGCGAAGTCGGTCCTTTGGCCCGTATGATAGTAGGTTACGCCTCGGGTGATAAGAGAATAAAACCTCTAGTGGATGAAACCCTTAAAACAACAGGGTTGCCTCCGAAAGTTCTTTTCTCCACTTTGGGGAGAACGGCAGCTAGAGCGATCGAAACGAAACTCGTTGCCGACCAGCTTGAGTCCTGGGTTAATGAACTTGTGTCCAACATAAAGAAAGGGGATACCAGAACCTGGACATATTGCGAGGTCCCAAGGGAGGGGCAGGGTAGAGGCATGACTGAGCCACCTCGGGGAGCTTTGAGTCATTGGATCAGGATTAAGAACTTCAAGATAGCCAACTATCAGGCTGTGGTTCCCTCTACTTGGAACTGTTCACCCAGGGATAGGAATGGGAAACGGGGACCATATGAGGAATCGCTGATAGGGATAAGACTGGCGAAGGCAGATCAACCTCTGGAAATTCTGCGCACTATTCATTCCTTCGATCCGTGTATGGCTTGTGCTGTACATATAATTGAACCCAACGGCGATGTTAGGAAGTTTAAGGTGTGTTAA
- a CDS encoding DUF362 domain-containing protein: protein MGTSNNLWSNENNCLVGDTAFLRLLLKTVRKLDIALNRRDFLRFAVFASSALWFEFFAPPISALGRVKERPDIVVAQGKSPTLVTRAAVNAIGGMERFISRDDVVVVKPNIGWDRTPEYAANTNPEVVAAIVRMCYEAGAKKVKVFDRSVAHPQRCYKRSGIADAVSAVGGVVSFIDERRFREVKLPGYAFKTWPLYMDVIEADKIINVPVAKTHGLTGLTLGMKNWLGIMGGWRGLLHQRINESIVDVSLTVKPVLVVLDAVRILVANGPQGGDLSDVVTLNTVVVGTDQVAVDAFGASLFGMKGRDIGYIRLGHEARLGTMDIGKLKISRVYV, encoded by the coding sequence ATGGGTACGTCAAATAATTTGTGGTCAAACGAGAATAACTGCCTTGTGGGGGATACCGCCTTTCTTAGGTTACTATTAAAAACGGTCAGGAAGCTAGATATTGCGTTAAATAGGAGGGATTTCCTCCGATTTGCTGTCTTCGCTTCCAGTGCTCTTTGGTTCGAATTTTTTGCACCCCCCATTTCAGCTCTTGGAAGGGTCAAAGAAAGGCCCGATATAGTGGTTGCACAGGGAAAATCCCCCACATTAGTGACACGAGCGGCGGTAAACGCTATAGGTGGTATGGAGAGATTCATATCCCGGGATGATGTGGTAGTTGTAAAGCCCAATATAGGTTGGGACAGGACCCCCGAATACGCCGCCAATACCAATCCTGAAGTCGTAGCTGCAATTGTAAGGATGTGTTATGAAGCGGGAGCAAAAAAGGTGAAAGTCTTTGATCGTTCTGTGGCTCATCCACAGCGGTGTTATAAAAGAAGTGGAATTGCCGATGCAGTTTCAGCTGTGGGAGGGGTTGTAAGTTTTATCGATGAACGGAGATTTCGAGAAGTGAAGCTACCAGGTTATGCTTTTAAAACCTGGCCTCTTTACATGGATGTCATAGAGGCTGATAAAATTATAAATGTTCCCGTGGCTAAAACGCATGGTCTTACGGGACTCACCCTCGGGATGAAGAACTGGCTTGGTATTATGGGAGGATGGAGAGGATTACTCCACCAACGAATCAATGAGAGTATAGTCGATGTGTCTTTAACGGTCAAACCTGTCCTTGTGGTACTGGATGCAGTACGGATCCTTGTGGCCAACGGACCCCAGGGTGGCGACCTTTCTGATGTTGTGACCCTAAATACAGTAGTGGTGGGGACGGATCAAGTGGCAGTTGACGCTTTTGGTGCTTCTCTTTTCGGAATGAAGGGTCGTGACATAGGTTACATAAGACTCGGTCATGAGGCGCGTCTCGGTACTATGGATATCGGAAAGCTTAAAATATCGAGGGTTTACGTTTGA
- a CDS encoding acyloxyacyl hydrolase: MAFRKREFNSTFHVRIFFFVLIFLLSCFFPRLPLCEENHVVSGANRKVADRNPLFTERGFFAGIGRGSLPEGHYVPFLVMGHFGVDLKNFAYFDFLKGHRGTLIALIEPHFSYVSQPNTDFECGVGLGLKYMYPLHGNLHGYVLGILGPSYISIVTQEQANGLLFSESFGVGMYVFVGEKCALNIGYRIRHLSNAGFSKPNGGIDVHLAVVGYSVFF; encoded by the coding sequence ATGGCTTTTAGAAAAAGGGAATTTAATTCCACTTTTCATGTAAGGATCTTTTTTTTTGTACTTATCTTTCTCCTTTCATGCTTTTTCCCTCGTCTGCCGTTATGCGAGGAAAACCATGTAGTTTCAGGTGCAAATCGTAAAGTAGCTGATAGAAATCCTCTTTTTACGGAAAGGGGTTTTTTTGCTGGGATAGGGAGGGGTAGTCTGCCGGAGGGACATTACGTACCATTTCTGGTAATGGGTCATTTTGGTGTTGATCTCAAGAACTTCGCTTACTTTGATTTTTTGAAGGGACATAGAGGTACGTTGATAGCCCTTATCGAACCTCATTTCAGCTATGTATCCCAACCGAACACCGATTTTGAATGTGGTGTGGGTTTGGGGCTGAAGTATATGTATCCCCTTCATGGAAACCTTCACGGTTACGTTCTGGGGATTCTTGGGCCATCATACATTTCTATTGTAACACAAGAACAGGCCAACGGTCTTCTCTTTTCTGAGTCGTTTGGTGTTGGCATGTACGTGTTTGTGGGTGAAAAATGCGCCCTCAATATCGGTTATCGCATAAGGCACCTATCAAATGCCGGGTTTTCAAAACCCAATGGGGGCATTGATGTTCACTTAGCTGTTGTGGGTTACAGCGTGTTTTTTTGA